CTTCACCGTCTGCACCCACCGGGTATTGATGATAAGTGAGCGGACGCATGAAATGTTATATCTGCCGGAATTATCAGTTGACCCTGTCAACCACTTTACCGATCGGCAACCATGTGGTGACTCAAAATTCCCACCGTTATAACATTGTCCTATACTAACTTATAACCTCTCCCCTCACAGAGAATCTCGATTGTGTCGCCCTTCTTAAGTTTGTACGGATTTTGCTGCGGGACGAGTTCGACCGGATAGCCGAGAACCGTCTTGAAGTCATCGGTCTGCTTTTTGCCGACTTGCAGGATCGCTTTAACGTGCTTTGCGTAGCGCTCCTTCGCGTCCTTTTCCAGTTCCCCCGTTTTACGCCGTTCTTCAAGCGTATCGGGCAGGCCGTCTTCCTTTAGGTAAGCATTGAATTCTTCCGCTTTCAAGGCGATTTCTCGTGTCTTAGTTGAAAGTCCGATAACGTAGGTGCCCGCCGCAGCGGTTGTGAGGTTCATGAACGCCGTGGTTTCATTCTTCGTAAAATCTTTTTCTAGTGGATGAACCCTTTTGCCATCCGAAATCACACTCACATCGTTCAACCGGGCGAAGGACACCGCTCCCTCGCTAGCCTGAAATGTTCCGTTCATTATCTGGACCGTAAACTTTGAGTTAGGCTCCAGAAAATAGCTATCGGTTTTGAGAAACAGATCGTGCGCAAAAACCGACGCGACCAGCGATAGCAATAAAATAAACCCTAATATCGTTCGTTTTTTCATTTCGATTTTCCTCTTTACTTGATTTCAAAAGTCAGCGTCGCCCATTTCGATTCGTAATTCAGTTTTGAGTCGTCGATCTTTACCATATTGATAAACTTGGCGTACCATTTGCCCGCGCCGGTGAGTTTGACTTTGAGCATGCCGTCCTTGTCGGTGCGGGCACTGGTTTCGCCCAGCATTTTGCCCACGGCCTCATAGCCGGTTGTGACGATCTGGCCCGCGAGCGGTTTGCCGTCCTTGAGACATAAGATATCGAGCGAGGCTCCCTTTTTTAGTTTGTAGGGATCTTGCTGGGGCACCATCTCGACGGCGTATCCGAGAACAGTCTTGTAGCTATCAGTCGTTTTATTCCCCGCCTGAAAGATCGCTTTGACATATTTCGAGTAACGATACTTTGCGTCCTTATCGAGCTCGCCGTCACGCGTTCGGTTCTCCAAAATATCCGGGATGCCTTCGGCCGGGAGGTATTTGTTAAACTCGGCCGCCGGAAGAGCGCTTTCACGCCATATCGTCGATAGACCGGCAATGTAATTACCGGCCTCTTTCGGAGTGACGTAAAAAAAGCCGTGGTTTCGTTTTTTGTCAGGTCCGCCTCAACCGGATGCGTTCTCGAGCCGGACGGCGAAACCACACTCACATCGGTCAAGCGAGCAAACGATACCGCTCCCTCGCTTTTCTGAAACGTGCCATTCATCACGCTGATCGAAATCTTCTGGTTGACCTTAACGAAATAGCTGTCGAGCTTCAAAAACAGGTCGTTCGCGAAAGCGGGTAGGGCGAGCAGTGCGAAAAGCAGCAGTGCGGTAATAGTCTTTTTCATTGTAGTCTCCTGTTTATTTCTTTCGTACTTTTGTGCAACCGAACTGTTCCGAACAGCGTATTGAACGAATTCGTTTCTCTAATGCCGGCGAAGCCTGCCGTTTCCAACAAATCCGGCAACAGCCCGCCAAAGCTGTCGGCAGTCGTTTCAAAGCCGTCGAGAAACTGAATGAAACGAGAAGAAATCTTCATAGCCGCATTTGCCGGCAAGCCCCAATCGGCGACGTGAAATTCGCCGTTCGGTTTAAGGATCCGGGATACTTCACCCAAAGTCTTGACTTTATTTTCTCGCGACAGGTGGTGAAAGAATAAACTCGAAATTACCTTGTCAAAAGATTCATTTGCGTACGGCAGGTCGAATGACATGCCCTCGTCAAACCGGATCTCGACACCAGCAGATCTTGCTTTCGTTTTCGCTATGGCCAAAATTTTTTCATCGCCATCAATCCCGACAACTTCGGCCCGCGGCTGATCTTGTTTCAATAGGATCGTGAGCGTCGCGGTGCCGCAAGCAAGATCGAGGACACGATGACTGGCTTCGATGCTGGCTTGTTCTACTAAAGCCCTTTTGAAAACCTCGTCCCGTGTGGTAAAACGCACAACTGTGTCGTAGAACGGCGTTAGCCAGTCGTAGCTGAGAGCGGGAATGTATTTTTCATTTTTCATCCTGCCTACAATTTCAAATTTCTTAACCGCAGTGCATTGACGATAACCGACACCGAGCTAAAGGTCATCGCGGCGCTTGCGATCATTGGGCTAAGCAAAAGACCGAATATCGGATACAGGACGCCTGCCGCAATCGGTACGCCAATCAGATTGTAAATAAACGCGAAGAACAAGTTTTGACGTATGTTTTTCATCGTCGCTTCGCTTAGCTTTTTCGCTCGTAGAATGCCGCGCAAGTCGCCTTTCAAAAGCGTTATATCGGCGGATTCCATTGCTACGTCGGTTCCGGTTCCCATCGCGATTCCAACTTCGGCCTGAGCAAGCGCGGGCGCGTCGTTCACGCCGTCGCCGGCCATTGCCACGATTTTTCCCGTCGCCTGCAGCTCTTTGATCTTTTCCGCTTTTTGCTCGGGCAGCACATCGGCAAAAACTTTATCAATACCGAGTTTTTTCGCAACCGCATCCGCCGTAACCGGATTGTCTCCGGTCATCATTACGACTTCGATCTTCTGTCTGTGCAGTTCATCGATTGCCGCTTTAGCTGACTCCTTGATCGTGTCCGCGACGCCAACGAGTCCTGCGGCTTTTCCGTCCACGGCAATAGACATCACCGTTTGCCCCTCGGCCCGAAGCTCGTCCGCTTTTCCATCCGCCGGGAAATTAATGTTGTTCTCCGTCATCAGCTTCGCATTGCCGAGCAGTATCTTTTTCCCGTCGATCGAACCCGTGATCCCTTTACCCGTGAGGGATTCGAAATCTTCCACCTTTGCCAATGCGACACTTTGCTCTTCGGCACCTTTGATAATCGCTTCCGCAAGCGGATGCTCGCTCGACTTCTCGAGACTTGCCGCAAATCGGAGGATCTCGGTCTCGGACAAACCGTTTAACGAAATCACACTCTGAAGCCGTGGCTTGCCTTCGGTCAGCGTGCCGGTCTTATCGACTACGATCGAATTGACCTTCTCCAGGATCTCGAGAGCCTCCGCTTTTTTCACCAGGACTCCGTGCCGTGCGCCGTGCCCCGTGCCGACCATAATTGACATCGGGGTCGCGAGACCAAGGGCGCATGGACAGGCGATGATCAAAACCGAAACCGCCGCGACCATTGCGGAGGCGAAACTGCCGAAGATCAGCCATACGGCGAACGCGACAATCGCCACGAGAATAACCGCTGGAACAAAGTAAGCTGACACGACATCGACGAGACGCTGGATCGGAGCGCGGGAGCGTTGGGCCTCACCCACCATGCGGACGATTTGAGCGAGCAGCGTGTCACTGCCAACCTTCTCGGCCTTCATCAGAAACCCGCGCCTACCGTTGATCGTACCGCCGATGACAGTGTCCCCAGGGGATTTCTCGACCGGTATCGACTCGCCCGTCACCATTGATTCGTCTACCGAAGTGTCCCCTTCCAGTATCGTGCCGTCGGTTGGAATCTTTTCGTTGGCCTTGACTCTCAAACTCGCGCCGATCTGTACATCCTTGAGTGCGATCTCGGCTTCAGTGCCGTCATCGAAAACCGCGATTGCAGTTTCCGGCGCGAGTCCGAGAAGGGCTTTGATCGCGCTTGAGGTTTGGCTTCTGGCTCGAAGCTCAAGAACCTGCCCGAGGAGAACAAGGGTCGTGATCACCGCCGCCGCTTCGAAATAAGCCGCAATCAATCCGGTATGTACATTCTTGATCGATTCAGGGAATACGTTCGGCAAAAATAGGGCGAAAAGACTAAAAAGATAAGCCGCTCCGGTGCCAATTGCGATCAGCGTGAACATGTTCGGGCTGACATTCTTGACCGAAGCCCAGCCTCGCCGGAAGAAAGGAAACCCACCCCAGAGGACAACGGGTGTAGCCAAAATGAACTGTATCCAAATAGAAGTCGTTGGTGAAACTAACTCGTGAAAACCCGGCCACATTTCTGCCATCGCCAATCCGAAAACCGGGAGAGTTAAAACGGCGGAAATCCAGAACCGCCGTTTCATATCGATGTATTCCGGGTCAGGCGCGTCGTCGAGGGTCAGCACCTTAGGCTCAAGCGCCATGCCGCATTTCGGACAGCTTCCCGGACCTATCTGCACTACCTCCGGATGCATCGGACAGGTGTACTCCACGCCAAGGCTTTCGGCCTCGAGCTTTTCTTCTTTTCTTTCCTGAAGAAGGCTCGCCGGATTTTGTTTGAACTTATTCAGGCAGCCTGTCGAGCAGAAATAATAGGTCTCGCCTTCAAAATCATACTTGCCCGCCGAAGTTTCGGGAGCCACCGACATTCCACACACCGGATCGACAAACTCGCCCGCCCGCGCCGCCTTCATATCGCCATGCGTGACGATCTTCCTGCTCTCCCGCCCGATCCCGACAAAACCACTCTCCGGAACGCCCTGCGCTTGAGCGATAAATTTCTGCAAACAGCCTATTGAGCAAAAATAATAGGTTTTGCCCTCATGATTAAAGCTTCCGGCCGCCGTCCCCGAATCGACAGTCATTCCACATATCGGGTCGATGAATTCTTCTTTTGCTGTACTTTGTTTTCCCGTTCCTGTCATGGTTCCACCTCCTTGGTACGCTTCGTTTCCAAGACGTTTAATTTCCGGCACAGCAACTTGCCGTTTCTTTTTCTGTCGGATTTACGAATTGTTGCAGACAGCCTGCCGAGCAGAAGTAATACGTTTCTCCATTCTGGTTAAGGCTGCCGGTCGCGGCTGCGGGCGCGACTTCCATTCCGCATACGGGGTCAATAAATGTTTCGGTTGTAGATGTTTGTTTCTCAGTCATATTCTTATCCGTCCTGTCATCAAATAACGACATGAACTATTCTACAACCTGTCAGCAGGTGTCAGGTCAAGCGCTATTTATCACCCTCGCTTACTGATTCGATCAAATGACAAACCAAATCGCCTGTCGGCATTGAATTCTTCATTTTCGACCAGTCTTTTAGGGCGTTTTCCATCTTCCTTTGAAGTTTCTGCATTTCTTTTATTTTGCGTTGATTCTCCGCGATGCGGCGGACGATGATTTCCCGGACCATCGGACACGGCGTATTCCCTTCTTTCGCCTCGTTCAAAATATCTGCTATCTCGGCGAGCGAGAATCCCAAATTACCGGCGGCTTTTATAAACCTAACTCGCACAGCATCGGACGGCTTGTATACCTTGTAGTTGTTTTGCGAATTGCGAGCGGGTTTCAGCAAACCGATACGTGTGTAGTGTCTGACAGTGTAGAGTGAAACGTTGGATTGTTTAGCCAGTACCGTAGCGGTCATCATTAGATTCAGTTACTCCCCATCCATCGTCGTTAGAGATCTCCTTTTACAAACCTTGAGGACTTCTGTGCTCGCTCATATACCTTTTGGACTCGGAGATGGGGCAGGAGCTGGTGCTCTACGAGGGGCGCTTGAGTGCCAGTGGACTATTCGCCAGTTGCCGTCGCGTTTTTCGAGGATGGCAGTGCCGAGGCCGACACTTTCTATTTTTCGCGTTCCCATGTCGGCGGCGAGAGCGTATTTGAAAGTCGCCCACGCGGTCTTGCCTTCGACCTTGACCTTCATATCGGAAAACGAGTATTTTGTGTTCTTGAATTCTTTCAGTTCGGGGGCGAGATGCGTGTTGCGGTAGTCGTTCCAGCCGTAATTGGCGTGTCCGCTCTCGAACACGGTAACATCCTCCGTGTTAGCCCAGATTTTATCGAGTGCGGCGAGATCGCCTTTTTCGACCGCCACGGCTTCGCGCAGCATCACGTCGGTCACGGCCCTTACCTCATCCGTCTGCGCCAAAGCCTCTGAGAAGCCAAATGCCATAACAACAGCCGAAAGGGCGGCGGTGAAAAATAATCTTTTTGTCATAATGATTCTCCAGTTAAATTCAAAAACTTAATCACTCAAAATTGGCTTGGGCGGAAACGGCCGTGTGCTGCCCGAAGTTGAACCTTCGGCGTCCCAGTCAGCGTTGCCGCCGATTCCGTCTCGCTCGGCGATGACCCGATCCGCGGAATGTTTGCCGAATTTGTAGAAGACGGCGGGCGTGACCAGTTGGTCGAGCAGGGTCGAGGTCAGGATGCCGCCGAGGACGACGACCGCGAGCGGGTGTAGAATTTCTTTGCCCGGAGCGTCGGCGGCGAGGATGAACGGGATTAGCGATAGCCCTGCGGTCAGGGCCGTCATCAGCACCGGAACGAGCCTTTCAAGCGAACCGCGGATGATCATCTTCTCGGTAAATTCCTCGCCTTCTTCTCTCATCAGGTGAAGATAGTGCGAGATCATCATAATTCCGTTTCGCGAAGTGATGCCGACGAGCGAGATAAAGCCGACCATCGTCGCGATCGAAAACACTCCGCCCGAAAGATGCAGTGCCCAAACCGCGCCGATCAATGCGAGCGGAATGTTAATCATCACCTGCAGAGCTACACGCCAATCACCGAGAGCCTTGATAAGCAGAAAGAAGATTGCGATTAGCGAAAAAATAGTAAGCAGCGAAAGCGTTCGTGTCGCTTCCTGAGTCGCCTGAAATTGCCCACCGTACTCGATAAAGTAGCCCTGCGGGAGCGTGACCTGACTCGCCACGCGGCTTTGAACATCGGCGACAACCGAACCCAGATCGCGTCCTGCGACATTCGCCCCGATCACGATACGGCGTTTTGTGTCTTCGCGAAGGATCTGGTTCGGGCCGGGGATGCTCTCGATCGACGCGACCGCAGAGATCGGGATCTGTGTTCCGTTCGGAGCGTCGACCGTCACATTTCTTAGGGCGTCGAGACTGTTACGCGACGCTTCGTCAAACCGGACGACGACATCGTAACGTCGCGCTCCTTCGATGGCTTGCGAGACGGTGCGCCCGTTGAGTGCGGTCTCCAACGTTTGCGTAACTTCGCCAGGCTGCAGCCCATATTGCGCGGCTTTAGAACGGTCTACATTAAATCGAATTTGCGGGATCAGAACCTGTCGCTCGATCGAAACGTCCGTCCCACCTTCAACAGTCTGGATCGTATTGCGAATTTCTTCCGCTTTGGATCGCAATGTCGCTAGGTCATCGCCAAATAGCTTGATGGCGATCTGCGCTCTGACGCCCGACTGTAAATGGTCAAGACGATGTGAGATCGGCTGCCCGACATTCGTCGTTACGCCCGGCACAACCGCTAGCGTTTCCCGAATCGCGGCAAGAATTTCTTCGCGGGAGCGGTCCGATTTCCGAAGATCAACGTCGATCTCGGTGTAGTGAACGCCCTCGGCATGTTCGTCGAGCTCGGCTCGCCCGGTTCGTCTGCCGGTGGAAATTACCTCGGGCACCTCAAGCAGAAGCTTCTCTGAGATCTGCCCGATGCGACTTGATTCCGCCAGCGACGTTCCGGGCTGGGCCTGAACGTTAACGGTCAGCGTACCTTCATTAAACTCGGGTAGGAACGACGTGCCGACAAACGGCAGAGTCGCCATAGTTGCGACAAAGATTAAAGCCGCGCCAAGTATGACCTTAAAAGGATGCCGAAGGGTCCAATGCAATAGACGTGAATCGAGCGCCTTTAGGCGGCGTACGACAAAGCTGTCTCCGTGCTCTCCGTCGTCGCGGAAACGGGCGGCGATCTTGGAGAAGAATGACGGCTCTTCGGTTTCATCGTCAGAGGCGTCTATTCGTCTCTGCTTCTTCTCATCCTTCCGCCTGAACATCTGCGGCAAAAGGTAAGAGGCGAGAACGGGAGTAACCGTCAGACTCACGAATAAAGATGCTACGAGCGCCGTAATGTACGCCAGGCCAAGCGGAGCAAGCAATCTACCCTCGACACCCGACAGGGCGAAAAGCGGGATGAAGACGAGAGCAACGATAACAGTGGCGTAGATGATCGATGACCGAACTTCAAGAGATGCTCTATAAACAACCTCAAGCGAGTGACGAGGATTCTCAAGCAGACGATTCTCGCGCAGGCGACGAAAAATGTTTTCGATATCAACTATCGCGTCGTCCACGAGTTCGCCGATCGCGACCGCCAAGCCGCCGAGCGTCATCGTATTCACGCTGATGCCGAAAGCATAAAGAATTAGAAAAGTTACAATAAAGGAAAGCGGGATCGCCGTGAGCGTTATGAACGTCGTCCGAAAGTTGAGTAAGAACAAGAACAACACGATCGCGACCAGGATCGCTCCGTCACGCAGTGCTTCGGCAACGTTGCCGATCGATGCTTCGATAAAGTTTGCCTGCCGAAATAGTTCTGGGTTAATCTCGACATCCGGCGGCAGCGTTTTTTGCAGCTCCGCGACAGCCTCGTCAACCTGTTTGGTCAGGTCAAGCGTACTTGCTCCCGGCTGTTTCTGAACGGACACGATGACGGCCGGCTTGCCGTTCGTTCCTGCCTCGCCGCGCTTGATCTTCGCCCCGAACTCAACTGTTGCTACGTCGCCGAGTCGGATCGGAGTATTATTTCGATAAGCGACTACTGTTTGTTTAAGTTCGTCGATCGAATAAATCCGGCCGAGATTGCGGACGAGATATTCCTGCGACTGCGCATCTACAAAACCGCCGGTGGAATTGATGTTCGATTTTTCGAGTGCCGTTGAAACGTCTTCGATCGTAACTCCGAATTGCCGTAGCTTTTCGGGTGAAACGAGTGCCTGATACTGTTTCACTCCACCGCCGATGGGAATTACCTGCGAGACCCCGGTGATCGTCAGTAGCCGGGGTCTGATTGTCCAATCGGCTAGGGTCCTCAATTCTAACGGGTCGGTCGCTCCATCCTTGCTCGATACGGCAATAAGCATGATCTCGCCCATGATCGAGGAGATCGGCGCGAGAAACGGCGAGACGCCCTGCGGCAGTTGTTCGCGCGCTGCGATTATCTTTTCCGAAACGAGTTGCCGGTTCCGATAAACGTCCGTGCCCCATTCAAACTCCACGTAAACGATCGATAACCCAACGCCGCTTACCGAGCGAACACGTGAGACACCGGGAACACCGTTCATCACGGTTTCGATCGGAAAGGAAACCTGAGTCTCGACCTCTTCGGGAGCCAGTCCGTTCGCTTCCGTCAGAATCGTGATAGTAGGTTTGTTTAGGTCAGGAAATACATCGACCGGAAGGTTGAACGCAATATAGCTTCCCCATACAAGCAAGAGGGAAGCGATCGCGACGACGATCAGCCGGTTGGTTAACGACCATTTGATGATTCCGTTGAGCATTTATGTTCTCTATCCACCGCCTATATTTCGGGATCGCCGCCATCTTTCAGCGCCACAACCGCACGCCCATTACGAATCGAATTTGGCTGGGATTGCCGCCATCCTGCCTGATGAGATCGGCAGTGCTGAAAAAACTACGCTCATAAGAAATGCCAATGTATGGTGCGAATTCGCGTCGGATTGCGTAGCGCAGACGCAGTCCCAACCCGATGTTATTTAAACCTCTGCCCGTTTTGAAACGCTCGACTTCCTGAATTGACAGTTCGGTTTCAAAGCGCGGCTGAAGAACCAATCTCTGCGTCATTAGATAATCTCTCGATGCGGTAAAACGCCCCGAAACATTGCCTTTTGGGTCAAGAAAAGCCAATGCTTCGATTTCATATTTATACGGGCGAAGTCCTTGAATGCCGACGACTCCCTGTACACGCGTCGCGTTCTTGCCGCGAAAAGTGTTTGTCTGGACTCGCCCGCCGATTTGAAAATCGTAATATGTTTTGACAAAGCGACCGTAAAGTATTTGAAGATCTATCTTGTAGTCTTTTTCGATGGTGCTAATTTCGCCTTCGCTTTTCAACCAGATGCGGTTGAAGTCACCACCGTACCAGGCCAGAGTATCCCAACGCACATTGCTGTCGCCACGCTTTGGACTAAATTCGAGGAGGTCGACGAGAATGTAGCTATGCGGGAGTTCGTCCTCAACTGGCTTTCCCCAACTTTTCGGTGGCGGATACTGCGGAATCGGCGATTTATTCGCTTCGTCTTTATCCGGAACAATCGGGGTTGGCGACGGTACTTTCATCGGCATATTCATATCCATCGGCATGTCCATCTTTTTCGGCGACGGAGTTGGAGTTGGAGTCGGCATTTCCATATCCATCTTAGTCGGTGTCGGACTTGCCATTGGTGTCGGAGTTTGCCCGGAAACGAATACCGCTCCTGATGTAAAAATAAGAGCCGTCAGAAAACCAATTTGATTTAGGATTTTCATATTGCTTTCTCCTCCGGCGGCAGTTCATCAGATACGACGACGACACGAAACATCCCCGCCTCCATATGCATGATCAGATGGCAGTGAAAAGCCCATGGTCCGCGTTCGTCGGGCGTGACGGCGACCGAAACGCGCTCGGCGGGCTTGACGATGACCGTGTGCTTTCGCGGCAGATAATCGCCCATTCCGTTCTCAAGGTGCATCCACATTCCGTGCAGATGAAACGTATGCTCCATCATCGTGTCGTTAACAAACGTCCAACGCAGACGCTCGCCGTATTTAAAGCGCACAGGTTCGGCCGCCGAAAACTTTTTGCCGTCGAATGACCACATAAAGCGTTCCATGTGTCCGGTCGCGTGGAGTTCGAGCTCCCGCTGGGGCTCACGCGTATCATAAAATTTTTCAAGGGCTTTGAGATCGGTATAGACCAAAACTTTTCGTCCGTCGCCGCCGAGTCCGATTCCCGGTTTATCAAGCTGGCTGACAGTAGTTTCGGGTGAGATCTGATTCCCGATGCCGTGTTTATCCGGGCCATGTTTGACAGGCATGCTACCCGGAATTGGCGATGCCGACATCTTGCCCATGTCCATGCCCGGCATATTCATATGATCGGTTTTCGGCATTTCCATTTTGTCCATCTGGGGGGCCGCCGGTTTCGATTCGGGCATTTGCATCTTTTTGCCCGTAGACATATCCATCTTGTCCATCGACATTGGCATGCCGCCTGCTTTGGCATTCTCGCCCATCTCGACCTTCATCATCGCCGGGTCCATGCCTTCCATGCTCATCCCCATATTCTGCATCGTTCGCAGCGGTCGTGGACGGCGGTCGGGAATTTCAGCACTCATTCCCGGTCGAGGGGCAAGCGTGCCGCGGACAAATCCGCTGCGATCGAGAACTTCGGAAAAAATCGTGTAGGCCCGATTTTCGGTCGGCGTTACGATCACATCGTAGGTTTCCGCCGGACCAAATCTAAATTCGTCGACCTCGACGGGCTGTACATTTTGGCCATCGGCCTGAACTACGGTCATCTTTAGACCCGGGATCCGAATATCATGAAAGGTCATCGCACCGACATTGATAAATCTCAAACGAATACGCTCACCGGGCGTAAATATTCCGGTCCAGTTCGATTCAGTGGTCCGTCCGTTCATCAAATATGTGTAAACGGAGCCCGTCGCGTCGGCAAAATCTGTCGGGTCCATCCGCATTTGGGCCCACATCGTGTAATTTTGCCACGTGGGCTTCAAACCGTATTCCTTTGCATTGGACAAGAACTCCCGCATCGTGCGGCGCTGCATGTTAAAGTAGCCGGATTGTTTTTTTAACTTGCCGATCATGCCCATTTCGGACATAAAGCTCCAGTCCGAAAGGACTACGACATACTCGCGGTCAAACTTGACCGGATCGGTGCCCGCCGGATCGATTATCAACGGAGCATATACGCCCGCCTGCTCCTGACCGGGTGAATGGCTGTGATACCAATAAGTCCCACTTTGCTTGACCCGAAACTTGTAGACGAAAGTTTCTCCCGGTTCGATACCGGCAAAGCTGACACCGGGAACACCGTCCATCGCCGGCGGAACCAGAAGGCCGTGCCAGTGAATCGATGACGTTTCCTTCAAACGGTTTGTAACATTGAGCGTAACGTCCTGGCCTTCCTTCAAGCGAATGATGGGTCCCGGCAAAGTGCCATTGATTGTCTTCGCCGTTCCCTTTTTATTGCCGATCATCACAGGTGTTTCCGAGATGGTCAGATTTATCACCTCGCCGCTCAATTCCTCACCGATTTGTGCGGCGTTTTCCGTTTCTAACCCCGTCCGTGCATAAGCCGGAACGATTTGTTCCAAAGCCGCCAACGCTCCGATTGAACCGATGCCCTGCAAAAACGTGCGCCGGTTAAAAAATATTGATTCCATATTTCCCCTTGTTTCAACCTATAAATACTGTGCTGTTTTTAGCTTTTTTTACGTGACATTTCTTTTATTCGCCACGCGGAGCGCGTAAATTGCTGGCAGCACGAATAAGCCTTCGACAACCAGCGACAAGATGCCCAGTGGCTCAAGCCAATCGTCAATCGGCAACCCGGGCATCCCGACGGTCCGGCTGACGACATAAGCGAAAATCGCGCCGCCCGCGATCAACAAACCCAAAATCCAGCCCCAAGCCGCGCCGCGCAAGATTCCATACGCCGCCACAAACACGCCGATACCGTTTAGTGCGAACAAAATGCCTTTGTAAGTCGCTTCTCCGAACGCATCGGGAGCGTCATAAAAATGAATTATTCCCGTTACCAGGATCAAACCGATCCCAAACCATTTCAAGCTTTTGCCGCTCATTTAGATTTGTCCCTTAATTTCAATCTAATCTCTATTTGGTATTGTTTATTTTCTAATCGATCCAATCTGCGAAGTTACCGCAAATTGATCGACTTATCGCTTGTTTTCAAGATCCTTGATCAACATTTTCATTTCATCGATCTCCCGACGCTGAGCTTCTATAATTTCGTCGGCGAGTTTGCGAACACGCGGATCGGTAATGTTGGCCCGCGAGCTCGTCAAAATGGCGATCGAGTGGTGAGGTATCATAGCTTTCATCCATGAAACGTCTTCGATCGTTTCCTGGCTCCGAACCAGCCAGAGAGATAATCCAAAGAGGACAGCGCTCCCCACCAAAATGCCCGCGTTGATATGCCAATTCGAATACATCTTGAGCATAAACAGCAACATAATAATCGCCATTACCGCCCCCATGTAGAGAGCCATATATGCTCTGGTCTCACTAAAAAAGACATGGTCCATTTGGTAGGTATTCAGGTACATTAAACCAAACATCACGATTGTTGACGTCGCGATCATAGCCGCGAACTTTGCATAACCACTTTTCATTTCCGTTCCTCCCTTGGTTTTCCAAATCAATCAACTCATCGAAGCGATAATGTTTTTGGCGGGTGGCCGCTGTCCGGGCCGCCGCGCTCGAAACTGTTAGTCGGTAATGACAATGCTGCCCTTGTGCATCCCCATCCCACAGCTAAAATTGATCGAGCCTGCCTCGGTCGGCATGATGCTGACAATGACGTCTTTGCCAACGGGCAGATTTTTTCGAATTTTCTGTTTTGGAAAAACCACAACGCTGCCGCAATTACTTTTGTCGGCCCGGTTGAATACGAGATTTAGCTTGTGACCCGCTTCGGCTTCAATCGACGACGGTGAAAAACCGTTCTTGTCGATCTTGATCTTCACGGTTCGCGTGTGAGCCTCGACGACATCCGTCTGTAAGAAAAACGCGCCGCCGGCGACGATCATAATTGCGATTGCTGCTATAAATAATTTAAGTTTGTTCATTTAAGATCTCCTTTTTTCTAATAACTAAATCTAGTTTTCGGTGACGACCACTTTGCCGCTCAGCATATCCATGCCGCAGGCGAAGGCGATC
This sequence is a window from Acidobacteriota bacterium. Protein-coding genes within it:
- a CDS encoding DUF4198 domain-containing protein, which codes for MAGLSTIWRESALPAAEFNKYLPAEGIPDILENRTRDGELDKDAKYRYSKYVKAIFQAGNKTTDSYKTVLGYAVEMVPQQDPYKLKKGASLDILCLKDGKPLAGQIVTTGYEAVGKMLGETSARTDKDGMLKVKLTGAGKWYAKFINMVKIDDSKLNYESKWATLTFEIK
- a CDS encoding class I SAM-dependent methyltransferase, with protein sequence MKNEKYIPALSYDWLTPFYDTVVRFTTRDEVFKRALVEQASIEASHRVLDLACGTATLTILLKQDQPRAEVVGIDGDEKILAIAKTKARSAGVEIRFDEGMSFDLPYANESFDKVISSLFFHHLSRENKVKTLGEVSRILKPNGEFHVADWGLPANAAMKISSRFIQFLDGFETTADSFGGLLPDLLETAGFAGIRETNSFNTLFGTVRLHKSTKEINRRLQ
- a CDS encoding MerR family transcriptional regulator produces the protein MMTATVLAKQSNVSLYTVRHYTRIGLLKPARNSQNNYKVYKPSDAVRVRFIKAAGNLGFSLAEIADILNEAKEGNTPCPMVREIIVRRIAENQRKIKEMQKLQRKMENALKDWSKMKNSMPTGDLVCHLIESVSEGDK
- a CDS encoding YHS domain-containing protein; protein product: MTEKQTSTTETFIDPVCGMEVAPAAATGSLNQNGETYYFCSAGCLQQFVNPTEKETASCCAGN
- a CDS encoding nuclear transport factor 2 family protein, which encodes MTKRLFFTAALSAVVMAFGFSEALAQTDEVRAVTDVMLREAVAVEKGDLAALDKIWANTEDVTVFESGHANYGWNDYRNTHLAPELKEFKNTKYSFSDMKVKVEGKTAWATFKYALAADMGTRKIESVGLGTAILEKRDGNWRIVHWHSSAPRRAPAPAPSPSPKGI
- a CDS encoding DUF4198 domain-containing protein, whose product is MKKRTILGFILLLSLVASVFAHDLFLKTDSYFLEPNSKFTVQIMNGTFQASEGAVSFARLNDVSVISDGKRVHPLEKDFTKNETTAFMNLTTAAAGTYVIGLSTKTREIALKAEEFNAYLKEDGLPDTLEERRKTGELEKDAKERYAKHVKAILQVGKKQTDDFKTVLGYPVELVPQQNPYKLKKGDTIEILCEGRGYKLV
- a CDS encoding heavy metal translocating P-type ATPase, translating into MTGTGKQSTAKEEFIDPICGMTVDSGTAAGSFNHEGKTYYFCSIGCLQKFIAQAQGVPESGFVGIGRESRKIVTHGDMKAARAGEFVDPVCGMSVAPETSAGKYDFEGETYYFCSTGCLNKFKQNPASLLQERKEEKLEAESLGVEYTCPMHPEVVQIGPGSCPKCGMALEPKVLTLDDAPDPEYIDMKRRFWISAVLTLPVFGLAMAEMWPGFHELVSPTTSIWIQFILATPVVLWGGFPFFRRGWASVKNVSPNMFTLIAIGTGAAYLFSLFALFLPNVFPESIKNVHTGLIAAYFEAAAVITTLVLLGQVLELRARSQTSSAIKALLGLAPETAIAVFDDGTEAEIALKDVQIGASLRVKANEKIPTDGTILEGDTSVDESMVTGESIPVEKSPGDTVIGGTINGRRGFLMKAEKVGSDTLLAQIVRMVGEAQRSRAPIQRLVDVVSAYFVPAVILVAIVAFAVWLIFGSFASAMVAAVSVLIIACPCALGLATPMSIMVGTGHGARHGVLVKKAEALEILEKVNSIVVDKTGTLTEGKPRLQSVISLNGLSETEILRFAASLEKSSEHPLAEAIIKGAEEQSVALAKVEDFESLTGKGITGSIDGKKILLGNAKLMTENNINFPADGKADELRAEGQTVMSIAVDGKAAGLVGVADTIKESAKAAIDELHRQKIEVVMMTGDNPVTADAVAKKLGIDKVFADVLPEQKAEKIKELQATGKIVAMAGDGVNDAPALAQAEVGIAMGTGTDVAMESADITLLKGDLRGILRAKKLSEATMKNIRQNLFFAFIYNLIGVPIAAGVLYPIFGLLLSPMIASAAMTFSSVSVIVNALRLRNLKL